Genomic window (Argopecten irradians isolate NY chromosome 2, Ai_NY, whole genome shotgun sequence):
TGGCTCGAAACACTTGAAACCATGAGGGGTACTCAGCAAATGTACCTACTGTGAACCTGGGGCTAAACGAGTGCGCTTAAttattctacatgtacactgaTTTGACTCTCAAACGctcattgaaattgaaaaattcaaaatttcaacaacaaaatatcaaatcgtATCAGCAAGAAAATACTTCTACtcaattacatgtatgcatacTTGTTGCATAATCAATACTtgtacagttaaacctgtctgTAGACCATCCAGTTACAAAGGAATAGCAAATGtggccaggtggtctttatacacaggtcaaattgtgtcaTAAATATCCATCTGGGAAGCAAAAAAGTTGTCTTAATAaacaagtggtctttatacagaggtggtcactaaggcatgTTTCACTGTAGTGCATTGATATGTGccaattgatttaaaaaaaaaacccagcatatatctatattgtgtGATGGTGAAACTGCTGcacattataaatgttgaaatGTTATAGAATTACACCCGATATTTGCATTGCATGGTTATAAGTGGCGACTACATTCGGAATCCtttttattcttcctaacgtctctgTTGATATCGCCTCATGCATGATCTTGAGTTCGCTTTTTGAGCCAACGTGAGAAAGAAACTGAATAGTCTTCTAAGGGTTGTTATTATACAGTGAGTGTGACGACTGATTTGTcattacaaattacaatgtGATAGGGAGTGTTTTTCGATGTCTTTTGGAGTGCTTTAGTGAGGTAACCCTATAAAACGAGTAATAGTTCCTGttctatcacaaggagacacgaCACCACCACAGGCTTTTGATTCTATAACTAAACAGTGTACAGACACctctatatgtgtaatactcTGTattacacacaacacacaatgAAGTAGAGGTGTCTGTATTATCATAGAATCAAAAGCCTGTGATACAACAAACAATACACAGCAAACAACGGAGACCATTCTAAATCTactttcattgttttattacaagATGTTGACAGGATGTAATTAGAATCATTAATAACCAACCAAACAAATACAagtatgttttgttaaaatattaagAATATACCATCAAATATGACCCTCACGTATAATTTTAGGATTCTCGGAAAATCTTCCGGAAATTGCATAGGTTCTATTGGGAATAGGGAAATATTTATCACTCACGCAAGACATATCACATATATTGGAAGGGAGTTCGATAGGGATATCAGATTGATGATAGTCTCTTTTAAAATCAGTGCTGGAGGCAACTTTTTATTATCTAAAATAGTGTTATGAGCAATCTCATACAATCCTATCTTTTTATGAAAAGGCATGAGACAGGAGATTTATAGTAATCGAGTTATCAGAGCGAAAGGGGTTAGCGCCTTTACCCATTAGAGCTATCAGAATGCAATTTTGTCTGTAAGACAGCTGACAAGCAGTTgtttaaatgttacatgtaacacATATGGCAGTGATCACTCAAATTTAGATAAGTATGCCCACTGCCACCTGTCGACCTaatcaaacagacagacatTACACTGGCACCACAGGGGCTTAACAAAAACATCCACCCTATCCTGTATGTTACAGTCCTTATATATAGAGAGCAGGTCGGAACATTATGTGTCAGACCCCTACGACTGGGACCAGACGATCAGTTACAGATTCTAGCCCAATCAGTagtgtgtacatgtacgtgAACCAAATAGGAGTGAACTGCAATGTGAGCAGATTAATTCCATTGTAATGATAGCATTGACATTTCTGCTCCATGTGTAAGGTGTAAAGCAATGATAAGTATACATTTAGTGTCAACATTTATCTACGGCAGGCTCAAAATAGTCGTATCCAACACATGGTTAACAAGATTATTTAAGTAGGTGCAATTACTAAGTAATACCTATAGACAATCGTGCGTTTGGTGTCAATTGTATACGTGCAGATTAGTTGTAAAGTTTCTATCCTTTTCCTTATACGATTTTAGTTAAAAAGGGACAAGCCTTTTCTATCACGTGGACCCAATACTAAATGAtgatgatcatcatcatcatcatcatcatcatcatcattattatcaatcatcatcatcatcaccaccaccaccatcgtcatcatcatcatccacatccacacatcatcatcatcatcatcatcatcatcatcaccaccacccaccaccaccaccaccaccacccatcatcatcatcatctcatcatcatcaccatccaccaccaccaccaccatcatcatcatcatcatcatcatcatcatcatcatcatcataaccacCACCatccaccaccaccatcatcatcatcatcatcatcatcatcatcatcatcatcatcatcatcatcatcatccaccaccaccaccaccaccaccacccatcatcatcatcatcatcatcatcatcatcataatcaccaccaccccaccaccaccacaccacattcatcatcatcatcatcatcatcatcatcatcatcatcatcatcatcatcatcatcatcaccaccacaccaccaccaccacatcatctcatcatcatcatcatcatcatcatcatcatcatcatcatcatcatcatcatcatcatcatcatcatcatcatcatcaccaccaccaccaccaccatcatcatcatcatcatcatcatcatcatcatcatcatcatcatcatcatcatcatcatcatcatcatcatcatcatcaccaccaccaccaccaccaccaccaccaccatcatcaccatcatcatcatcatcatcatcatcatcatcatcatcatcatcatcatcatcatcatcatcatcaccaccaccaccaccccaccaccaccaccaccatcatcatcatcatcatcatcatcatcatcatcatcatcatcatcatcatcatcatcatcatcatcatcatcatcatcatcatcatcaccacccacccaccaccaccaccatcatcatcatcatcatcatcatcatcatcatcatcatcatcatcatcaccaccaccaccaccatgatcattatcatcatcatcatcatcataatcaccaccaccaccaccaccaccatcagcatcatcatcatcatcatcatcatcacaaccaccccaccaccacaccaccaccaccatcatcatcatcatcacaaccaccccaccaccaccaccaccaccaccacatcATCAcacatcaccaccaccaccaccacacatcatcatcatcatcatcatcatcatcatcatcatcatcatcaatcatcatcatcatcatcatcatcatcatcatcataatatcACCATCAACAGAACTGTAAATAGCTGATTCTCGAGTCCCTGCGCTGCGTCCCCTTCTTTATATACATGCGTATTTGATACTAACTATTAAGGGGTGTCTATATCACAAGTAAGACTGTTTCCGGAATTCCTCATGAGCCGATGGACTAATTGTGTCCTTACGGTCCACTTAACCGCATCCTTAACTCACGTGCcgaaatatatatacttattgtTCTGGCGCAAACATCTGGCGtcgaaatgaaataaaatagaaatCTGGGTAAATAGGGCACGtcaatcaaattttaatgtacgATTCACGTAGATATGTTAACTATAAAAAGAACGTGAGGAATCAAAATTAATTCTAGATAGTTATGAACAATtgtgaaataatgaaatatttctgatatgtTCAATAGTTTAGTGAACgttagaaaacaaaattaattgtaGATAGGTATGAacaatttagaaataaatatgCCTTCTGATAAGTTCAcaagtatacatgtactgaaaGTTAGAATCCAAATAAATTCTTGATAGTTATGAGCAAATGTGAAATCTAATAAAGTGAGTGTTAGGAATCAAAATTAATTCTACAATATATTGTGAAATAACTTTAAAGCCTTTCTGATACAAGAACATACATGTAGTCATTTATCTTTAGAGTTTATCTTGGTGACCAATGAAGTGTAACAGTTAAAGTTGATATTGAACCTTTCAACACCTTCATGAAATTGTCCTAATGTCTGGAAAGAAATGTGGCCAATGTGTGGAATTGCATGCAAACCAATCACATAATTATATAGTTTCACCCTCGTATGACGTCATTGGAAGTAGGGAAGGGTTTGATAAACTTTAACTACGTGTCCCGAAAACAAGTTAATAGGTCAACATCATcttacaaatgtattcaacttCATACAATTAAGCTTGCTGCTGTGGCCCAGTATATTTTGACCCTGAAATATTCAGCAACAGCCATGGTGATCAGAGGAAAGTAtctaaataaacaaatgacgTCATCCACCACACAGCTTCCGTGTTATAAAGCTTTACCAATCGGCTTTGTAAACAAGTCACTTAGGCTCCTGTGATCATGCTTATATAATAATGTGTTTATTAAGTGAAATAATCACAcagtaaacttatatataaaaagaatacttatatacatgtaattataacgatacaaattaattatatattaactttttgttttctatacattgtaccaaaCGCCGCCATCACGGAATGATTGTGATGTCGTtatgattgtgatgtcactgtggTATTTATCTACCTCATTGGTGCATGCCGCGCAaagcagtcgtcccactcccttaatacTGAGCGCTaataagcaggaacagaaacaaATGACTAtgttgtgtctcggccaggagcCAGAAGCCAGAACATTCCACAGGTTTCTTGCAATCAACACGtggtcaaaagtgaggcggtatcAAAGGAAACGTTGtgaagatttgaaaaattaatatcccaaatttagtcgccttttatgttGCAATGGGGGCAATAATTCTAACACCTTATATGCAGGGTATTGGATAACAATGACATTTAATTCATATAGCACGTACATTCAAGTATCAGAGAGCTATCTTGCTTGGTTTGTATTTACGTGATGATAAATGCCAGTTTTACCCACTATGATACCGCGTTTCAAAATTGATATGGCCTTTTAGTTGCCATTCACCATTCAGTGCTACACTGGCAATCATACAGTGGGAAATATTTGAGCAAGTGACTTTATggaacatttatcaaaatagtGGTAACGTAATTCATTGTTATGgctatttatttatgtattttgctAGATGAATTTTCTCTTCGGAAGATTTACTCCTCTTCTGAACATTGTCATTTGATTGAACTTCATGCTGATTGGCCATAAAGGATAGCTTGTTACccaaattatacatgtatataaaaaccaAATTTGATTTGTCAGAAAAGTTCGTGAAACCCATGAACGTATAAAATAATTACAGTTCCTGATTTATATCACGCGTacatatatgacgtcataacatatgacgtcataaaatgtCAAGAAGGGTTATAGATAAATATTATTGCTATGCAGAATAACATGAAAAACTAGAGAAATATGCACATAGCTATTGTAAAACCGTTCATTTTGttctaaaaaaatcaaaattataaaaaaaagttttccaACTTTACAAGTCATAACTTTATGGTACCGTGACATCTCCCtaaatatgtaaaatcaaatttcGAAAGATATTATAAGTGAATATTTCGCGCTAGTGTCCCTTGGAATTACGTTACGGTACATACCTGGGTGATGAGAAAGAGGCAGGCGGAGAGGAGATAAGTCCACATGATGCTGTAGTATCGGAGTGGGTGATGCACGTTACACACAGTATGCATAGTCTCTCCATACACTTTAACACCACGCATTGTCTGTATACAGAGCGGTTCAGTGACCGTACTTACATCATTATCACTACAGATAAGTCGCGGCCAGAATTCAAATATAATTAACACAGTGAAATACTTATCGTTTGTTGATGTTCAGTAAAGTTAATTGGCCGTGCACAGCCTCCCTCTCCACCATTTAAAGGTGATAAACACTCGGGCTGGGGTCTGGAAGTTCATTTACGTTAGAGCGAAAATTGGTGGAGGTCCAACAGTCGACACAGAAGTACACAATCTGTATTGTTGTGATGGGGTGTGTATTACTCGTATATTAATAGTGATACTTGTGGTTTTTCTGTATCCTGTTATGTCATATTCTATTATTTGGAACAAATAAAACTATGATAATGTGACAAAGAAGAGTCTTCATTGTTTGACGTTTTTTGTCAGcaaacaatgtacatataattgaTAATTGCAAGATGTCTTGTGCGATGTGTGccaaacaaacatgtacttggtaaatatgtatataggttatgattatatttaatattcaatatatgacaacaaatttaacttttgaaagttatgtttcaatatttatCGATTAAAATactgtcaaaattttgtaaattaatgCTCATCAGTTCCTTATTCGTTACTACTATGTATTTGttaacaatgaaatgtaaatgttattttattatcacaAGAGATACGAAAAACACTGGTAAAATATCTATACTTATTTTTTGAACTGGTCCAGTGGTGTAATGGAAGATACATTCACACATGgctttaattagatatttcGTGATTATTAAAAGACAAATCCTTATTATAACTCCGTTTCTTAGATAATCTAACAACCTCCCATCACGTGCGGGTCTCGTTCTAATTAATATAATGATCTTTATTTATTATATCCACTTTAATTACAGTTTGAATATAACATGCATCAATTGAAAACGGCAGTTTGTCCCATCATGACCATGCGTAAACATGTAGCTATGTGTTGCGCTTCCCTTTGGAAATAACCACATACAAAGGATATTTATGTACACGAAAAATGATTCGGAAAAGCTCTTGCAAATAATTTCATATCGTCACAAAAGTTGGAAGAAGTAAGTTGATTGGTAATTTTGTAAGGCCTTAGTTAGTTAGTTCGTTAGCAAGTGGTTTATTGCCTACACAACTTGATCAGCGTAGCTTGTGAAAACCGGTCTTTTTCTAATCGGATCACTGAGCTGTCCGTATAAACTTATTCCGGATTGAttgtatagtattttttttatattttcagaagttaaaacatatataatccGGATTAACCTGTTCATTTGGCAGATGTACCTCTAGCTGTATGGTTATGTTCTTTATTTAGAAAAGTTAAATAATTATCAGATGGTTTcaacgattttggaaagaaaaataatatttcaacttATATACTactaaaacaaaatgcactttcggttttaaatgtatgattttcgaaaaaccaagTAAAATTGGACATTTTCATCCTTTTAaaaaccaaggacgtatatgagaaatccttgtaaaaacatattaaataatatttaatcgGGCAATTGGTTGTATCAAACCATGATACAGGGTTTAAACGTTGTATTGATGCAGAAATAGCATGTTTAACATAATACCCTTAAAAGAAGTTAGCCAAGGggaaatgcctataaaccggatgtctcgctgcctgtcaacaaagacaaagaaggagtttgcCAATCTCTTGTGTATGTGGTTCTGGACGAACTATACAGGCCTTGTGGGCCACCTTACGGAATCACCCGAGGTTAGCCGAAGCGAGGGTTTGGTAAATTTTTAAGATTTGTTTTAAAACGAAACACTTTGTCTCAAATATTGCATTGTaaaaatttttgtttaaatttaaataataacataattattatttttatatgatattaaaattatcgcaatgaatgaaaataattacaattattaATTCTACTGCGTTTCGGataaaattagtaaaattgTACAACCAATCTAATATGGCTGACGAGTGGAGCGTAGGAAGTTAGAGATGTACGTTATTATGGTAAAGGTGGCTGTTCTCTGTACAAGAATCATAAATTAGATTATGACACATGTCGGTACATtaacaaattcattttttacatattcaaaCTGTTGTCATTAATTGCAGTCCActtattttgtgtaattttgcAAATTCATCTAATTATACCCGTATCCTAACTAGATTTGTCCAATAAAAAGTCTaacctgtacattgtatatatgcataattCTGATCACTCGGTTTGTAGCTGTCAGAAGTATTCGGTCCATCGTTCAGAGTTACGTTATTGCAGCTACCATCTCCACACCTTACTCCACTTCTTAATCCATTTGGGTATTATAATTTAGTAAACTATTTTGAGATAATTCAGACTTCCTACAACCTCAACATCACTAGTACGTATAATACTGCATTGTGTGTACCTCCTGCTACATTGTACCTCTGCACCAACAAATTATCAACTGATTAAGCGTGTACCTGGTAACTGTCTTGTCCGATTTAGGATTTTATTCTGTACACATGATTATACTCATCCATAAGCAGATGAGGATAGAAATAGGGGAGGAGTGAAAATAAGATGAAAGGTTCTCAGTATCTGACTTGCtaaatttatatagatattgcATTAGTATTGACCATCACCCTCACAATATTTAACAGTTAACACTTTGTCAGAACCTTTCAGACTAATCTGAAAAATCGATGTTTGACCCTGGGACCACAGACGCTTACAGATTATTATATTAAGTTGCTGTAAAAAGTATAACAAAATAGGGCTATTGGTTAACTCTATAGACCAAGGCTGGCAACTCTGCCACATGGAAATACATACCCACACTACTTCAATTGTTAAAAACCACATTTTCTCCAAATAACATTTTACAAACTATACACGACTTGTACTCAGGAATTTTATCTTTCACCTCCTAGCTGTATCATTCATTGCTGACACTTCCATCCTCACGGAGTAATCTGAGAAAACATTGTCAAATTCAGTCAGCTACTGTGATTGGTGTCCAAAAACCTATTAATATGCAGGGTTGAGTTTACAATTCTATTTTATTGCTTTTAGAACATGACAAGTGATGTAGCCAGTTCTTGTGCTGTTTTTGGATGAGCTATATCGGATATTCTATGCGATTGACAGTATCAATATGAAGTCAAGTATAGCTGTAAACAGCCTGATAACCACAGTATGCATTCTATTGGTGATGATGTCAGTGACGGAAGCCTCCTATGGTGACCGATCCTATGTGTTCCAGCGATGTGCCTACACCTGCGAATATCATAACTGTTCAACTGCATCAGCTCGTGCCAAATTTGCTGCTTCCCAACCATGGCACCAGAGGGCACTCAAATGGACATGTGAGGATGAATGTGGCTACATGTGTATGTGGACAACTGTTGATGCCTTCCAAAAAGATGGTATAGGGACACCACACTTCTATGGAAAGGTTAGTTGTATTAATATGTCAGGCAAGTATGTTAATAATTACGtttgtattattatattaatttgggtctgtctgtctgtccgtccgtccgtccgtccttccatcTTTCGGTAATGCTTGGTTTCCGTGCAACAACTGGCACAAATTTTAAGCAATTTTTTTGAACCTTGGTTACATGGTTAAATGTGTCAAGGGCTTGGATGAGTTCGCTCAACACTTTCATCTGACCCATTTGCCAGAATTATGGCCGTTTCATTAACGAAAAACAGCATTTTCGATTGTTTCTATATCTCGCAAATATTACTGAATTTTCTCCAAGCTTggtaacatggttaaatgtctcTGGATCTTGGCCAAATGTGATCGGCATTTCAATTGGACCCAATTTAGTGGAGTAATGGGCCTTGGAATAACGAAAGCGGGGGATGTAAATTCCACAAATTTGCTTGTTATATtaggaaaacattttatatacatgcaGGTCTATTATTATGTAAGATTACATATTGATAGTCAGGAAATAATATCAGATCTGAATATACAGCAATGAATAGAGCAAAGCATAAATTGCAGTGCTACTATTATTACTGATTGTAAGCTTTAAGGTATCTTTGAATAATGGCATTGGTACTTACTACTTACAGAGTGAaaggaagggaaataactctgataaCTCAGAATGACATTCAGTCATGTGACTTAATCCTActccagattagtctgtagctCCTAATTGACCGCAGTTAGGACGGAGAAGATAGCTACACTtgagtatatattttttgttgagagactttttttttagtttattcagtatactatagttttttttttctcccaaTCTTGATctattatcaaaattcaatatcaatatgaaagAAACAATAATATCTTTTTTCCAGTGGCCATTCATCAGATTATTTGGAATGCAAGAGCCAGCATCAGTGGTATTTTCTGTACTAAATGGGTTGTTCCATCTGCGTATTGTGACCTACAGACGACTGGTACCGTCCACTGTGCCTATGTTCTATGTATGGCAATGTGTTGCAGCAGTAAGTacaaattattaaaacatacaaaactatagaaaataaatttgattaattatttttgataattaaatttattACAATCAAAGGGTAATTAAGCATTCATTAATTGCAATTTTGCAATTAAGTTTTAACTATTTGAATCATCTTAAATTATATCTGTAAAATGCAAGCAGACCAATATAATTCATTGCAGTAAAGATTTTCGTACATGTCTTGAAACTATGATAGTGACATCACTGAagtgtttacattttattttacattatagaTTTCAATGAATACTTGGTTATGGTCAACAGTATTTCATGCCAGAGATACACCCTTCACAG
Coding sequences:
- the LOC138314222 gene encoding post-GPI attachment to proteins factor 3-like — encoded protein: MKSSIAVNSLITTVCILLVMMSVTEASYGDRSYVFQRCAYTCEYHNCSTASARAKFAASQPWHQRALKWTCEDECGYMCMWTTVDAFQKDGIGTPHFYGKWPFIRLFGMQEPASVVFSVLNGLFHLRIVTYRRLVPSTVPMFYVWQCVAAISMNTWLWSTVFHARDTPFTEMMDYFSAFSLVLSNLFCLCCRVLGTDRPLRPALCGAVLLGLFLQHTYYLSMVKFDYGYNMIVNVSVGAVNMVGWLIWCCYHKQRYVWKCATVVLGLNVLLALELGEFSPLFWVFDAHSLWHASTFPLCYLWYSFIIDDGLYLANKQKDKIL